The following are from one region of the Vitis riparia cultivar Riparia Gloire de Montpellier isolate 1030 chromosome 14, EGFV_Vit.rip_1.0, whole genome shotgun sequence genome:
- the LOC117929762 gene encoding LOW QUALITY PROTEIN: amidase 1-like (The sequence of the model RefSeq protein was modified relative to this genomic sequence to represent the inferred CDS: inserted 1 base in 1 codon): MAKASDYGAFMERFILQPSSSSHELPLNGLTFAVKDIFDVDGYVTGFGNPDWARTHQAAMLTAPSVLAVLKGGATCVGKTVMDEMAYSINGENKHYGTPTNPQAPDRVPGGSSSGSAVAVGAMLVDFSLGTDTGGSIRVPASYCGIFGIRPSHGVVSTTGVIPMAQSFDTVGWFARDPEILNRVGHVLLPFPDVNPVKPSQIIIPEDCFRLLSIPIDRVTQVLVKSVEKLFGSDIVKHVSLGDYVEDKVTSLKPFMSKENQTQEYNIPSLAALSTTMRLLQRYEFKNNHGEWVREVQPDLGPGIRERVWEALGTTDEKIDVCQSLKTEFRSALTDLLGDSGVLVLPTVPGPPPKLQTDPTTLESFRARAFSLLSIAGVSGFCQVSIPLGXYDNLPVAVSLLAKHGSDGFLLNLVQTLYGSIKEQVEVAEKTSY, translated from the exons ATGGCAAAAGCCTCCGACTATGGAGCTTTCATGGAGAGATTCATTCTACAACCAAGCTCTTCTTCCCATGAACTTCCCTTAAATGGCCTCACCTTTGCAGTTAAAGACAT ATTTGATGTGGATGGATATGTGACTGGGTTTGGGAATCCTGATTGGGCAAGGACTCATCAGGCAGCCATGTTGACGGCTCCGTCGGTTTTGGCTGTTCTAAAAGGAGGTGCCACATGTGTTGGTAAGACTGTCATGGATGAAATGGCATACAG TATAAATGGAGAAAACAAGCATTATGGCACACCCACAAATCCACAGGCACCGGATCGGGTACCTGGAGGATCTTCTAGTGGATCTGCTGTTGCAGTTGGTGCAATGCTTGTGGATTTCTCCCTAG GTACTGACACTGGAGGAAGCATAAGAGTCCCTGCATCATACTGTGGAATCTTTGGCATCCGGCCTTCACATGGTGTTGTTTCTACTACAGGAGTCATTCCTATGGCACAAAGTTTTGATACTGTAG GATGGTTTGCTAGGGATCCTGAGATCTTGAACAGAGTTGGACATGTCTTGCTGCCATTCCCTGATGTTAATCCTGTCAAACCTAGTCAGATTATCATTCCTGAAGATTGTTTCCGCCTCCTCAGCATTCCAATTGATCGAGTAACTCAAGTTCTTGTCAAATCAGTGGAGAAGCTATTTGGGA GTGATATTGTCAAGCATGTAAGCCTTGGGGACTATGTAGAGGACAAAGTTACAAGtttgaagccttttatgagtaaagaaaatcaaacacaaGAGTACAATATACCATCCTTGGCAGCCCTTTCAACCACCATGAGGTTGCTTCAAAG GTATGAGTTCAAGAATAACCATGGAGAATGGGTCCGTGAAGTTCAACCTGATTTAGGGCCTGGAATCAGAGAAAGAGTATGGGAAGCCCTAGGGACAACAGATGAAAAAATTGATGTCTGCCAGTCTCTGAAGACTGAATTTCGCTCGGCTCTTACTGATCTTCTTGGG GATTCTGGTGTCCTTGTGCTGCCAACGGTACCTGGGCCTCCACCAAAGCTGCAAACAGACCCTACTACACTTGAAAGTTTTCGTGCCAGGGCTTTTAGCTTGCTGTCCATTGCTGGGGTGTCTGGTTTTTGCCAG GTGAGCATACCATTGG TGTATGACAATCTTCCTGTGGCAGTTTCCTTGTTGGCAAAACATGGTTCTGATGGCTTTCTACTCAATCTTGTTCAGACCCTTTATGGCAGTATCAAAGAACAGGTTGAAGTAGCAGAGAAAACAAGTTACTGA
- the LOC117931364 gene encoding mevalonate kinase-like: MCLFSVTVSPIPSSNFQRCDPITHQIFVNTNSNPHPRISITSIRSSKVPTRMEVRARAPGKIILAGEHAVVHGSAAVAASINLYTHVSLRFHSISDDDHTLKLHLKDMALEFSWSIERIKEVLQEVGCPFSSTPTTCTPEFIKLIAALLIEQNIPEAKIGLASGVSAFLWLYTCIQGFKPATVVITSELPLGSGLGSSASLCVSLSAALLALSDSASLDFSHQGWSVFGENELELVNKWAFEGEKIIHGKPSGIDNSVSTFGNMIKFKSGSLTRLSSNMPLKMLVTNTKVGRNTKALVAGVSERTLRHPNAMKAVFNAVDFISEELSNIIQSPAPDELSITEKEEKLGELMEMNQGLLQCMGVSHASIETVLRTTLKYKLASKLTGAGGGGCVLTLLPTLLSGTVVNKVIAALESCEFQCLIAGIGGNGVEICFGSCSS; this comes from the exons ATGTGTCTCTTCTCCGTCACTGTCTCTCCCATTCCCAGCTCTAACTTCCAGCGGTGTGATCCAATCACCCATCAAATATTCGTAAATACAAATTCCAATCCACACCCACGAATCTCCATCACTTCAATTCGTTCTTCCAAAGTTCCAACTAGAATGGAGGTCAGAGCTCGAGCTCCCGGGAAGATCATCCTCGCTGGCGAACACGCCGTCGTCCACGGATCCGCGGCGGTGGCCGCTTCTATCAATCTCTACACCCACGTTTCTCTTCGATTTCATAGCATTTCTG acGATGATCATACCTTAAAACTCCATCTCAAGGATATGGCATTGGAATTTTCATGGTCAATTGAAAGAATCAAAGAAGTACTACAAGAAGTAGGTTGTCCCTTCTCGTCGACGCCTACAACATGCACTCCAGAGTTCATTAAATTGATTGCAGCTCTACTTATAGAACAGAACATTCCAGAGGCAAAAATTGGACTTGCTTCTGGAGTGTCCGCCTTTCTCTGGCTGTACACCTGTATCCAAGG GTTTAAGCCTGCTACAGTGGTCATCACTTCTGAGCTTCCACTTGGTTCAGGATTGGGTTCATCTGCCTCATTGTGTGTTTCACTCTCAGCTGCCCTGCTTGCATTGTCAGATTCTGCAAGTCTAGATTTTAGCCACCAAGGTTGGTCGGTATTTGGGGAGAATGAGCTTGAATTGGTAAACAAATGGGCCTTTGAAGGTGAAAAGATAATTCATGGAAAGCCATCTGGAATTGACAATTCGGTTAGCACATTTG GCAACATGATCAAGTTCAAGTCAGGTAGTTTGACGCGCTTATCCTCCAATATGCCACTCAAAATGCTTGTTACCAACACAAAAGTTGGGAGGAACACAAAAGCATTAGTTGCTGGTGTCTCAGAGAGGACCTTAAGGCATCCAAATGCCATGAAAGCTGTGTTTAACGCAGTTGACTTTATCAGCGAGGAATTGTCCAATATCATTCAGTCTCCAGCTCCTGATGAGCTCTCCATAACTGAGAAGGAAGAGAAGCTAGGAGAGTTGATGGAAATGAATCAAGGTTTGCTCCAATGTATGGGGGTCAGCCATGCTTCCATAGAAACTGTGCTTCGAACAACATTGAAATACAAGTTGGCTTCAAAGCTGACAGGAGCTGGGGGTGGAGGCTGTGTTTTGACGCTATTGCCAACCC TGCTATCAGGAACGGTTGTTAATAAAGTAATAGCTGCGTTGGAGTCATGTGAATTCCAATGTCTTATAGCTGGAATCGGCGGGAATGGTGTTGAGATTTGCTTTGGTAGTTGTTCATCCTGA
- the LOC117931152 gene encoding glucose and ribitol dehydrogenase-like — protein MASGGGQQFPPQRQGRQPGKEHVMTPTPQFINPDYRPAHKLQGKVALVTGGDSGIGRAVCYLYALEGATVAFTYVKAQEDRDAQETLQMIRKAKRDDAKEPIAIAADLGYDDNCRRVVEEVVAAYGRIDILVNNAAEQYKSCSVEEIDEERLERVFRTNIFSYFLLTRHALKYMQEGSSIINTTSINAYKGNNKLIEYTSTKGAIVAFIRSLALQLAPKGIRVNGVAPGPIWTPLIPASFNEEECARFGSEVPMGRAGQPCEVAPSYVFLASHADSSYISGQVLHPNGGVVVNA, from the exons ATGGCTTCCGGCGGCGGCCAACAGTTTCCACCCCAGAGGCAGGGGAGGCAGCCAGGGAAGGAGCACGTGATGACCCCCACCCCGCAGTTTATCAACCCAGACTACAGGCCTGCCCACAAGCTCCAAGGCAAGGTGGCGCTGGTGACCGGCGGCGACTCTGGCATCGGCAGAGCCGTCTGCTACCTGTATGCGCTTGAGGGGGCCACCGTGGCCTTCACGTACGTGAAGGCGCAGGAGGACAGGGACGCGCAGGAGACGCTGCAGATGATAAGGAAGGCGAAGAGGGACGATGCGAAGGAGCCGATAGCGATAGCTGCGGATCTGGGGTACGATGATAACTGCCGGAGGGtggtggaggaggtggtggcGGCGTACGGGAGGATAGACATTCTGGTGAACAACGCGGCGGAGCAGTACAAGTCGTGCTCGGTGGAGGAGATCGACGAGGAGAGGCTGGAGAGGGTGTTCAGAACCAACATCTTCTCTTACTTCCTCTTGACCAG GCATGCTCTGAAGTATATGCAGGAAGGGAGCAGCATCATAAACACCACCTCAATCAATGCATACAAAGGAAACAATAAACTGATAGAGTATACATCCACCAAAGGTGCCATTGTGGCTTTCATCAGATCACTGGCGCTGCAGCTTGCACCCAAAGGCATTAGGGTTAATGGTGTGGCCCCTGGACCCATCTGGACTCCACTCATACCAGCCTCCTTCAATGAAGAGGAGTGTGCAAGGTTTGGGTCTGAAGTGCCTATGGGCAGGGCTGGCCAGCCATGTGAGGTTGCACCTTCATATGTCTTCTTGGCCTCCCATGCAGACTCCTCCTATATTTCTGGCCAAGTTCTCCACCCTAATG GTGGGGTTGTGGTGAATGCTTGA
- the LOC117931309 gene encoding uncharacterized GPI-anchored protein At3g06035-like isoform X2 codes for MASLLQLSTLSFFLVALSILFTSTPVHCDAEDDDLLQGLNSYRTARNLSTLVKNDKAECLAEELAGELEHQPCTAAVPATPQLQLANYPSILKKCKIDINYTRDGVIMQVCVPHRVPTLVLTNFTQSHYSRYLNDSKFTGVGVGSEDDWVVAVLSTNGIEGSFSGASRAAMELGLMMLSPCLVAMLLGLFVGMVIN; via the exons ATGGCTTCTCTTCTTCAACTCAGTACCCTCTCCTTCTTTCTGGTTGCTCTCTCCATTCTTTTCACATCTACTCCAGTCCATTGTGATg CTGAGGATGACGACCTTCTTCAAGGCCTCAACAGCTACAGAACGGCCAGAAACCTCTCGACCCTGGTCAAGAACGACAAGGCGGAGTGCCTGGCGGAGGAGCTGGCCGGGGAATTAGAGCATCAGCCCTGCACCGCTGCCGTCCCCGCCACCCCGCAGCTCCAGCTCGCCAACTACCCCAGCATCCTTAAGAAGTGCAAAATCGACATCAACTACACCAGAGACGGTGTCATCATGCAAGTCTGTGTCCCCCACAGGGTCCCAACCCTCGTCCTCACCAACTTCACCCAGTCTCACTACTCCAGGTACCTCAACGACAGCAAGTTCACCGGCGTCGGCGTCGGGTCAGAGGACGACTGGGTGGTGGCCGTCCTCAGCACCAATGGCATCGAGGGGAGCTTCAGTGGGGCTTCCAGGGCTGCCATGGAGCTGGGTTTGATGATGCTCAGCCCCTGCTTGGTGGCTATGCTTTTGGGATTATTTGTTGGTATGGTGATCAACTGA
- the LOC117931309 gene encoding uncharacterized GPI-anchored protein At3g06035-like isoform X1, which yields MASLLQLSTLSFFLVALSILFTSTPVHCDDAAEDDDLLQGLNSYRTARNLSTLVKNDKAECLAEELAGELEHQPCTAAVPATPQLQLANYPSILKKCKIDINYTRDGVIMQVCVPHRVPTLVLTNFTQSHYSRYLNDSKFTGVGVGSEDDWVVAVLSTNGIEGSFSGASRAAMELGLMMLSPCLVAMLLGLFVGMVIN from the exons ATGGCTTCTCTTCTTCAACTCAGTACCCTCTCCTTCTTTCTGGTTGCTCTCTCCATTCTTTTCACATCTACTCCAGTCCATTGTGATg aTGCAGCTGAGGATGACGACCTTCTTCAAGGCCTCAACAGCTACAGAACGGCCAGAAACCTCTCGACCCTGGTCAAGAACGACAAGGCGGAGTGCCTGGCGGAGGAGCTGGCCGGGGAATTAGAGCATCAGCCCTGCACCGCTGCCGTCCCCGCCACCCCGCAGCTCCAGCTCGCCAACTACCCCAGCATCCTTAAGAAGTGCAAAATCGACATCAACTACACCAGAGACGGTGTCATCATGCAAGTCTGTGTCCCCCACAGGGTCCCAACCCTCGTCCTCACCAACTTCACCCAGTCTCACTACTCCAGGTACCTCAACGACAGCAAGTTCACCGGCGTCGGCGTCGGGTCAGAGGACGACTGGGTGGTGGCCGTCCTCAGCACCAATGGCATCGAGGGGAGCTTCAGTGGGGCTTCCAGGGCTGCCATGGAGCTGGGTTTGATGATGCTCAGCCCCTGCTTGGTGGCTATGCTTTTGGGATTATTTGTTGGTATGGTGATCAACTGA